A window of the Chitinibacter bivalviorum genome harbors these coding sequences:
- a CDS encoding recombinase family protein yields the protein MALIGYARVSTAEQDTALQTDALRKAGCERVFEDTASGAKADRPGLADALAYLRDGDVLAVWRLDRLGRSMPHLIETIGALEARGVGFRSLTEAIDTTTPGGRLIFHVFGALGQFERDLIRERTKAGLTAAAARGRKGGRKPVVTADKLQRAREHIANGLNVREAATRLKVSKTALYTALQSTSAADS from the coding sequence ATGGCACTGATCGGCTATGCGCGGGTATCGACGGCGGAACAGGACACCGCCTTGCAGACGGATGCGCTACGCAAGGCAGGCTGCGAGCGCGTTTTCGAGGACACGGCTTCCGGGGCCAAGGCCGACCGCCCCGGCTTGGCTGATGCGCTGGCCTACCTGCGCGACGGCGACGTGCTGGCCGTCTGGCGGCTGGATCGGCTCGGGCGCTCTATGCCGCACCTAATCGAAACGATAGGCGCGCTGGAAGCGCGAGGCGTCGGCTTCCGTTCTCTGACGGAAGCCATCGACACCACCACGCCAGGCGGGCGGCTCATCTTCCACGTGTTCGGCGCGCTGGGCCAGTTCGAGCGCGACTTGATCCGCGAGCGCACCAAGGCCGGGTTGACTGCCGCCGCCGCTCGTGGGAGGAAGGGCGGGCGAAAGCCGGTTGTCACCGCCGACAAGTTGCAGCGAGCGCGGGAGCACATCGCCAACGGGCTTAATGTCCGAGAGGCCGCTACACGGCTCAAGGTGAGCAAGACGGCCCTGTACACCGCGCTGCAATCCACCAGTGCAGCCGACTCCTGA
- a CDS encoding transposase: MKTAALDLARERQAHEAGARTRATAHERTPQQERQKAAREAERGREAWTLGQGMKKPVAGCYGRLTRWKGGGDVVYMALL, from the coding sequence GTGAAGACGGCCGCCCTGGACCTCGCCCGCGAGCGCCAGGCGCACGAGGCCGGCGCGCGGACCCGCGCCACGGCCCACGAGCGGACGCCGCAGCAGGAGCGCCAGAAGGCCGCCAGAGAGGCCGAGCGCGGCCGTGAGGCTTGGACGCTAGGGCAGGGCATGAAAAAGCCCGTAGCGGGCTGCTACGGGCGTCTGACGCGGTGGAAAGGGGGAGGGGATGTTGTCTACATGGCTCTGCTGTAG
- the tet(A) gene encoding tetracycline efflux MFS transporter Tet(A) gives MKPNRPLIVILSTVALDAVGIGLIMPVLPGLLRDLVHSNDVTAHYGILLALYALMQFACAPVLGALSDRFGRRPVLLVSLAGAAVDYAIMATAPFLWVLYIGRIVAGITGATGAVAGAYIADITDGDERARHFGFMSACFGFGMVAGPVLGGLMGGFSPHAPFFAAAALNGLNFLTGCFLLPESHKGERRPLRREALNPLASFRWARGMTVVAALMAVFFIMQLVGQVPAALWVIFGEDRFHWDATTIGISLAAFGILHSLAQAMITGPVAARLGERRALMLGMIADGTGYILLAFATRGWMAFPIMVLLASGGIGMPALQAMLSRQVDEERQGQLQGSLAALTSLTSIVGPLLFTAIYAASITTWNGWAWIAGAALYLLCLPALRRGLWSGAGQRADR, from the coding sequence GTGAAACCCAACAGACCCCTGATCGTAATTCTGAGCACTGTCGCGCTCGACGCTGTCGGCATCGGCCTGATTATGCCGGTGCTGCCGGGCCTCCTGCGCGATCTGGTTCACTCGAACGACGTCACCGCCCACTATGGCATTCTGCTGGCGCTGTATGCGTTGATGCAATTTGCCTGCGCACCTGTGCTGGGCGCGCTGTCGGATCGTTTCGGGCGGCGGCCGGTCTTGCTCGTCTCGCTGGCCGGCGCTGCTGTCGACTACGCCATCATGGCGACGGCGCCTTTCCTTTGGGTTCTCTATATCGGGCGGATCGTGGCCGGCATCACCGGGGCGACTGGGGCGGTAGCCGGCGCTTATATTGCCGATATCACTGATGGCGATGAGCGCGCGCGGCACTTCGGCTTCATGAGCGCCTGTTTCGGGTTCGGGATGGTCGCGGGACCTGTGCTCGGTGGGCTGATGGGCGGTTTCTCCCCCCACGCTCCGTTCTTCGCCGCGGCAGCCTTGAACGGCCTCAATTTCCTGACGGGCTGTTTCCTTTTGCCGGAGTCGCACAAAGGCGAACGCCGGCCGTTACGCCGGGAGGCTCTCAACCCGCTCGCTTCGTTCCGGTGGGCCCGGGGCATGACCGTCGTCGCCGCCCTGATGGCGGTCTTCTTCATCATGCAACTTGTCGGACAGGTGCCGGCCGCGCTTTGGGTCATTTTCGGCGAGGATCGCTTTCACTGGGACGCGACCACGATCGGCATTTCGCTTGCCGCATTTGGCATTCTGCATTCACTCGCCCAGGCAATGATCACCGGCCCTGTAGCCGCCCGGCTCGGCGAAAGGCGGGCACTCATGCTCGGAATGATTGCCGACGGCACAGGCTACATCCTGCTTGCCTTCGCGACACGGGGATGGATGGCGTTCCCGATCATGGTCCTGCTTGCTTCGGGTGGCATCGGAATGCCGGCGCTGCAAGCAATGTTGTCCAGGCAGGTGGATGAGGAACGTCAGGGGCAGCTGCAAGGCTCACTGGCGGCGCTCACCAGCCTGACCTCGATCGTCGGACCCCTCCTCTTCACGGCGATCTATGCGGCTTCTATAACAACGTGGAACGGGTGGGCATGGATTGCAGGCGCTGCCCTCTACTTGCTCTGCCTGCCGGCGCTGCGTCGCGGGCTTTGGAGCGGCGCAGGGCAACGAGCCGATCGCTGA
- a CDS encoding GNAT family N-acetyltransferase yields the protein MIKAQIRRLGAADVQDFREIRLSALKKAPEMFGSVYEHEEKKPMEAFAERLRDAVAFGAYIDGEIIGLSVFKQEDGPKDAHKAHLSGVFVEPEQRGRGVAGMLLRAVIDYGREHVEQIMLTVAEGNEAAINLYQRSARCPAPLQSPRRSAGRQSK from the coding sequence GTGATTAAGGCTCAGATTCGACGGCTTGGAGCGGCCGACGTGCAGGATTTCCGCGAGATCCGATTGTCGGCCCTGAAGAAAGCTCCAGAGATGTTCGGGTCCGTTTACGAGCACGAGGAGAAAAAGCCCATGGAGGCGTTCGCTGAACGGTTGCGAGATGCCGTGGCATTCGGCGCCTACATCGACGGCGAGATCATTGGGCTGTCGGTCTTCAAACAGGAGGACGGCCCCAAGGACGCTCACAAGGCGCATCTGTCCGGCGTTTTCGTGGAGCCCGAACAGCGAGGCCGAGGGGTCGCCGGTATGCTGCTGCGGGCGGTGATAGACTATGGCCGCGAGCATGTGGAGCAGATCATGCTGACGGTTGCGGAAGGGAACGAAGCCGCTATAAACCTCTATCAGCGATCGGCTCGTTGCCCTGCGCCGCTCCAAAGCCCGCGACGCAGCGCCGGCAGGCAGAGCAAGTAG
- a CDS encoding type II toxin-antitoxin system YafQ family toxin: MQSSIERTVSGVRCTNDDLKPVLVALATDQPLDVRYRDHDLSGDWAGYRECHIKPDLLLIYRKSDADTLRLARLGSHSELFG; this comes from the coding sequence GTGCAGTCGTCTATTGAACGAACAGTATCAGGAGTCCGCTGCACGAATGATGACCTCAAGCCGGTTCTGGTCGCGCTGGCGACCGATCAGCCCCTGGATGTGCGATACCGCGACCACGATCTTTCCGGCGATTGGGCGGGCTACCGCGAATGCCACATCAAGCCCGACCTGCTGCTGATCTACCGCAAGTCCGACGCCGACACCCTGCGACTGGCGCGGCTTGGCTCCCATAGCGAGCTGTTCGGCTGA
- the tetR(A) gene encoding tetracycline resistance transcriptional repressor TetR(A): MTKLQPNTVIRAALDLLNEVGVDGLTTRKLAERLGVQQPALYWHFRNKRALLDALAEAMLAENHTHSVPRADDDWRSFLIGNARSFRQALLAYRDGARIHAGTRPGAPQMETADAQLRFLCEAGFSAGDAVNALMTISYFTVGAVLEEQAGDSDAGERGGTVEQAPLSPLLRAAIDAFDEAGPDAAFEQGLAVIVDGLAKRRLVVRNVEGPRKGDD, translated from the coding sequence ATGACAAAGTTGCAGCCGAATACAGTGATCCGTGCCGCCCTGGACCTGTTGAACGAGGTCGGCGTAGACGGTCTGACGACACGCAAACTGGCGGAACGGTTGGGGGTTCAGCAGCCGGCGCTTTACTGGCACTTCAGGAACAAGCGGGCGCTGCTCGACGCACTGGCCGAAGCCATGCTGGCGGAGAATCATACGCATTCGGTGCCGAGAGCCGACGACGACTGGCGCTCATTTCTGATCGGGAATGCCCGCAGCTTCAGGCAGGCGCTGCTCGCCTACCGCGATGGCGCGCGCATCCATGCCGGCACGCGACCGGGCGCACCGCAGATGGAAACGGCCGACGCGCAGCTTCGCTTCCTCTGCGAGGCGGGTTTTTCGGCCGGGGACGCCGTCAATGCGCTGATGACAATCAGCTACTTCACTGTTGGGGCCGTGCTTGAGGAGCAGGCCGGCGACAGCGATGCCGGCGAGCGCGGCGGCACCGTTGAACAGGCTCCGCTCTCGCCGCTGTTGCGGGCCGCGATAGACGCCTTCGACGAAGCCGGTCCGGACGCAGCGTTCGAGCAGGGACTCGCGGTGATTGTCGATGGATTGGCGAAAAGGAGGCTCGTTGTCAGGAACGTTGAAGGACCGAGAAAGGGTGACGATTGA